A region of Nostoc sp. 'Peltigera membranacea cyanobiont' N6 DNA encodes the following proteins:
- a CDS encoding putative quinol monooxygenase, whose protein sequence is MTNQTIHVVARFVALPDKVEQLKTLLLGLIEPTKLEAGAIKYELLQNQSDPTDFTFVEEWESAAALDNHLASPHLQASIAKLEGLIAVPPDIRRYSISTAIS, encoded by the coding sequence ATGACCAACCAAACAATTCATGTTGTAGCTCGTTTTGTAGCTTTACCAGATAAAGTAGAACAACTCAAAACTTTATTATTGGGACTGATTGAACCAACAAAACTTGAAGCGGGTGCGATAAAATATGAACTTTTACAAAATCAATCAGATCCAACAGATTTTACTTTTGTAGAAGAGTGGGAATCTGCGGCAGCATTGGATAATCATTTAGCGTCACCCCATCTGCAAGCATCAATAGCCAAGCTAGAAGGATTAATAGCTGTGCCACCAGATATCCGTCGTTATTCTATTTCGACTGCGATTTCTTAG